A region from the Chthoniobacterales bacterium genome encodes:
- a CDS encoding S1/P1 nuclease — MIKTLLLSAATGLTLACTALGYGNAGHQAVGTIAEHYLEGTRAGKEVHALLNRDEALDRAATWADRAKLPDQYLNPEMKDFVANNPGHHGYHYCDIPFQEKAYKDGLTGTNDHDIVHTLRTCIEVLQKPDDVRDNPLKINKRVALMLIAHYLGDLHQPLHVGCSYVDDQNHFADPETGVKTYPDAGANNFKLTTRSTLHGYWDTQTVKLARDQAGSEDFTSWLIAKNPPQPDWKATGPVGTWPEQWATDTLHLSAACFDGVKLGQRFTVPKDDKHDEHFEWAITLPPGYDEKSRDTVEVELSKAGYRLAELLKAIWPEK; from the coding sequence ATGATCAAGACCCTCCTCCTCTCGGCCGCCACCGGCCTCACCCTCGCCTGCACCGCCCTCGGCTACGGCAACGCCGGACATCAAGCCGTCGGCACCATCGCCGAGCATTACCTCGAAGGCACCCGCGCTGGAAAAGAAGTCCACGCCCTCCTCAACCGCGATGAAGCCCTCGACCGCGCTGCCACCTGGGCCGACCGCGCGAAGCTCCCCGATCAATATCTCAACCCCGAGATGAAAGACTTCGTCGCCAATAACCCCGGCCATCACGGCTACCATTATTGCGACATTCCGTTTCAGGAAAAAGCCTACAAAGACGGCCTCACCGGCACGAACGATCACGACATCGTCCACACCCTGCGCACCTGCATCGAGGTCCTTCAAAAGCCCGACGATGTCCGCGACAACCCGCTCAAGATCAACAAGCGCGTCGCCCTCATGCTCATCGCCCACTACCTCGGCGACCTTCACCAGCCGCTCCATGTCGGCTGCAGCTACGTCGATGACCAGAACCATTTCGCCGATCCCGAGACCGGCGTGAAGACTTACCCCGACGCGGGCGCGAATAATTTCAAACTCACCACCCGTAGCACTCTGCACGGGTATTGGGACACGCAAACCGTGAAACTCGCCCGCGACCAGGCCGGGTCGGAGGATTTCACCAGTTGGCTGATCGCGAAGAATCCGCCCCAACCCGACTGGAAAGCCACCGGCCCCGTCGGCACCTGGCCCGAGCAATGGGCCACCGACACGCTGCACCTTTCCGCCGCCTGTTTCGACGGCGTGAAACTCGGCCAGCGCTTCACCGTGCCCAAGGACGACAAACACGACGAGCATTTCGAATGGGCCATCACTTTGCCGCCCGGCTACGACGAAAAATCCCGCGACACCGTCGAAGTCGAGCTCTCAAAAGCCGGCTACCGCCTCGCCGAATTGCTCAAAGCCATCTGGCCGGAGAAATAA
- a CDS encoding AarF/UbiB family protein — translation MAFSLKPSHLKRYKDVASLLIKYGHGDLVRQAAVIDDPLDYEASPPIPPEAKELADDLEKLGPTFIKLGQLISTRSDFVPAAYMEALTRLQDNVEPFPYEKIEAIVSVELGARISRAFQEFDPTPMAAASLGQVHRAVLRSGQIVAVKIQRPDVRETVSEDLEALAEIAAMLDEHTDAGKRYQFAAMIEELRKSLLRELDYRLEADNLRLMRRNLAEFEKILVPAPVDDYCTGRVLTMEYVPGQKITKLNKVTFLEIDGAGLAEAVFQTYLHQILITGFFHADPHPGNILLTPDHRIALLDLGMTARIGPNMQEQILRLLLAMSEGQSDRASEIAQRMGEEREGFDEVRFKRDMGDLLSQQQDASIQTLQTGKVIMEITRISAETGLTVPSELTMLGKTLLNLDLIGRTLSPEFDPNESIRRNASELMRKRTLKSLSPGNLLTTLLEAKELIEKLPSRINQFLELLATNKLKMQVDTIDEEYLMTGLQKVANRITLGLILGSLILGASLLMRVETSFRIFGYPGFAMLLFLIATAGGLILAIQILRSDTHK, via the coding sequence ATGGCCTTTTCTCTCAAACCCAGTCACCTCAAACGCTACAAAGACGTCGCCAGCCTGCTCATCAAATACGGACACGGCGACCTCGTCCGCCAGGCGGCGGTGATCGACGATCCGCTCGACTACGAGGCCTCCCCGCCCATTCCGCCCGAGGCGAAGGAACTCGCCGACGACCTCGAAAAACTTGGCCCGACTTTCATCAAACTCGGCCAGCTTATTTCCACCCGGTCCGACTTCGTTCCGGCGGCTTACATGGAGGCTCTCACCCGGTTGCAGGACAACGTCGAGCCGTTTCCGTATGAGAAAATCGAGGCCATCGTCTCGGTCGAACTCGGCGCCCGCATCAGCCGGGCTTTCCAGGAATTCGATCCAACTCCCATGGCCGCCGCCTCGCTGGGGCAGGTCCACCGCGCGGTGTTGCGGAGCGGTCAGATCGTCGCGGTAAAGATCCAGCGCCCCGATGTGCGCGAGACCGTCTCGGAGGATTTGGAGGCGCTCGCTGAAATCGCCGCCATGCTCGACGAGCACACCGACGCCGGGAAACGCTACCAGTTTGCCGCCATGATCGAGGAACTCCGCAAGTCGCTCTTGCGCGAGCTCGATTATCGTCTGGAGGCCGACAATTTGCGCCTCATGCGCCGCAACCTGGCCGAGTTTGAGAAGATTCTCGTGCCCGCGCCAGTGGACGATTATTGCACCGGACGCGTCCTCACCATGGAGTACGTGCCGGGTCAAAAAATCACCAAGCTGAACAAAGTCACCTTCCTCGAAATCGACGGCGCCGGCCTCGCGGAAGCCGTCTTCCAAACCTACCTGCACCAGATCCTCATCACCGGATTTTTCCACGCCGACCCGCATCCGGGTAACATCCTGCTCACGCCCGATCACCGCATCGCGCTGCTCGACTTGGGTATGACCGCGCGCATCGGGCCGAATATGCAGGAACAGATTTTGCGCCTCCTGCTCGCCATGTCCGAGGGCCAGAGCGACCGCGCCAGCGAGATCGCGCAGCGCATGGGCGAGGAGCGCGAGGGGTTCGACGAAGTGCGCTTTAAGCGCGACATGGGCGACCTCCTCAGCCAGCAGCAGGACGCGTCGATTCAGACGTTACAAACGGGGAAGGTGATCATGGAAATCACCCGCATTTCCGCCGAAACGGGGCTCACTGTTCCCTCCGAGCTCACCATGCTGGGCAAAACCCTGCTCAACCTCGACCTCATCGGACGCACGCTCAGCCCGGAGTTTGATCCCAATGAATCCATCCGCCGCAACGCCTCGGAGTTGATGCGGAAGCGGACACTAAAAAGCCTCTCGCCCGGCAACCTCCTCACCACCCTGCTCGAGGCCAAGGAACTCATCGAAAAACTCCCGTCTCGGATCAATCAATTCCTCGAACTTCTCGCAACGAACAAACTCAAGATGCAGGTGGACACCATCGACGAGGAATACCTCATGACCGGCCTGCAAAAAGTCGCCAACCGCATCACGCTCGGGCTCATTCTCGGCTCCCTGATCCTCGGGGCGTCGCTCCTCATGCGAGTGGAAACCAGCTTCCGCATCTTCGGCTACCCCGGCTTTGCGATGCTCCTTTTTCTGATCGCCACCGCCGGCGGCCTCATCCTGGCGATCCAGATTCTCCGCAGCGACACACATAAATAG
- a CDS encoding PAS domain S-box protein: MNKISFPKLTRMDAKLAAFFILIGLLPLLITGSLAFNYASRSLRQQVMSNLQVVADSKAQRIEDYLVSRIVDVTGNSRRPSLLAHLDELSNTFHKDRNSPEYTAAARNAGISFRPYVELNNYDNVLLVDASGDVIFSHFPTAELGANLRTAPYQDTPLGNVFENVSLLLTTEISDYAVDAATGDQKAFVAAPIFKNGLLVGTLMLRINNRELFEIAKDYTGLGETGETVIGRLNGNSIMFMTPTRHDPQAAFRRSISGGVRNGHPLHEAVHGNNGIGQVVDYRGKEVLAAWKYLPTLRCGLVVKLDAAEAFAPIRALSKLYLVLGTAILFLITLLAPLVARYLAAPLRVLAQTTRAFSAGETTRRAHVNSSDEIGDLAAAFNQMADQIQQQLTALSRDRDELEVRVAERTAELLHSNDTLQMQGHVMESMTEAVIVADEDGQIITTNPACDGMFGYERGELIGQNVSVLRDLDEAEGRRVTSETMAAVQHGSSWVGEVIRRRKDGTTFIAQAQISAFELAGKRRFFAVQEDITERKRAEEALGESEQEFRALAESMPQMVWKCRPDGWNVYFNQRWVDYTGLTLEESSGHGWSQPFHPDDRQRATNAWKNATENGAEYNLEVRLRDHLGGYRWFLVRGVPQRDKAGAIRWWFGTCTDMHDVKQASEALRESEEKFRLLADNITDVFWITSPDLTIMHYVSAGYEMIWGRSMESLYARPHQWIETILPEDRDNVLAVFGTLMANEPRVSVEYRIARPDGTVRWVHDRGFQVRDAAGKLVRLTGLASDITERKAIEDKLLQNQSLLRIASKISRVGGWAVTVPDNVVFWSSEVWESLGFQRGEEPSLEESLNLYTPDSREKLGAAIALCATEGTAFDMDAEMKEANGRQIWARIAGEAERDADGIITRVIGAFGDITDRKQAEVKLAYERDLLRTLLDHSPDQIYFKDTQSRFLKAGQTQARLFGAASPDDMVGKTDFDFFSEAHARPAFEDEQEIIRTGEPMIGKVEKEIWPDGRESWCLTTKLPFRDKDGNVIGTFGISKDITAIKLAEKEAAYGHDLLRTLLDHSPDHIYFKDTQSRFIKASEAQARLFGLASSDDMEGKTDFDFFSEEHARPAFEDEQEIIRTGQPLINKMENEVWQDGRESWVLTTKMPFRDKDGEIIGTFGISKDVTALKEAEARLFQSQKLETVGKLAGGIAHEFNSIMTAIIGQSELLLHDLPPGNPLVTNATEIRKAADRAAALTRQLLAYGRKQILRPEILDLNAVLFDREMMLRHLIGQNVDLRLVPGCGLKPVRADVGQIEQVIVNMVLNANAAMPNGGRLTLETSCVALDPNAVSGFPELKPGEFVMLAITDTGIGMSETTRRHIFEPFFSTKGVGQGTGLGLATCYGIIKQSGGHIAVQSLPGEGTSFQIYLPSFAQASSLEVSPAPASPAARGTEAILLVEEDPALREMSGILLGKVGYTVLTAASGQAAWSLAQRPDRGPIHLLVTDMALSGMAGETLAAHVLAHHPGAAVLYTSDQADATGAHGGFLPKPFSPTALMRKIRETLDQSPRP; this comes from the coding sequence ATGAACAAAATATCTTTTCCAAAGCTGACCCGGATGGACGCCAAACTGGCGGCGTTCTTTATCCTGATCGGGTTGCTGCCCCTGCTCATCACCGGTTCGCTGGCCTTCAATTACGCCAGCCGGAGCCTGCGGCAACAAGTCATGAGCAACCTCCAGGTCGTCGCCGACAGCAAGGCGCAACGGATCGAAGATTATTTGGTCTCGCGGATCGTGGATGTCACAGGGAACTCGCGGCGCCCGAGCCTGCTCGCCCATCTGGATGAGTTGAGTAACACCTTTCACAAAGACAGAAATTCTCCCGAATACACGGCCGCCGCCCGCAATGCCGGGATTTCTTTCCGGCCTTACGTGGAACTGAATAATTATGACAACGTCCTGCTGGTTGACGCCAGCGGCGATGTCATTTTCTCCCACTTTCCCACCGCCGAACTGGGGGCCAACCTGCGCACGGCACCGTATCAAGACACCCCGCTGGGAAATGTTTTTGAAAACGTCAGCCTGCTCCTAACGACGGAGATCTCCGATTACGCGGTAGATGCCGCCACCGGCGATCAGAAGGCATTCGTCGCCGCGCCCATCTTCAAGAATGGCTTGCTGGTGGGCACGCTGATGCTGCGGATCAATAATAGGGAACTGTTTGAGATCGCGAAGGACTACACCGGCCTGGGCGAGACGGGCGAGACCGTCATCGGACGCTTGAACGGCAACTCCATCATGTTCATGACCCCGACCCGCCACGACCCGCAGGCCGCCTTTCGCCGGTCTATTTCCGGCGGTGTGCGCAACGGGCATCCCTTGCACGAGGCCGTTCACGGTAACAACGGCATCGGCCAGGTCGTGGACTATCGCGGGAAGGAAGTGCTGGCGGCCTGGAAATATCTCCCGACGCTCCGCTGCGGTCTGGTCGTCAAACTGGACGCGGCGGAGGCCTTTGCGCCCATTCGCGCCTTGAGCAAGCTGTACCTCGTTTTGGGAACGGCGATTCTCTTTTTGATCACCTTGCTGGCCCCGCTGGTCGCCCGTTATCTCGCTGCGCCCCTCCGCGTCCTGGCCCAAACCACGCGCGCATTCAGCGCAGGGGAAACGACCCGCCGCGCCCATGTCAATTCCAGCGATGAGATTGGCGACTTGGCGGCGGCGTTCAACCAGATGGCCGACCAAATCCAGCAGCAGCTCACCGCCTTATCCCGGGACCGCGATGAACTTGAGGTGCGCGTGGCTGAACGCACTGCGGAGTTGCTCCATTCCAACGACACGCTGCAAATGCAGGGCCATGTGATGGAGAGCATGACCGAGGCGGTGATCGTTGCCGACGAAGATGGCCAGATCATCACCACAAATCCGGCGTGTGACGGCATGTTTGGTTATGAACGCGGGGAACTAATCGGCCAGAATGTTTCTGTGCTGCGCGATCTGGATGAGGCGGAAGGTCGGCGGGTTACCTCCGAAACAATGGCTGCTGTGCAACATGGATCGAGTTGGGTGGGGGAAGTCATCCGGCGCAGGAAAGACGGCACGACGTTCATCGCGCAGGCGCAGATCAGTGCTTTCGAGCTGGCCGGCAAGCGCCGTTTTTTTGCGGTTCAGGAGGACATCACCGAGCGCAAGCGGGCGGAGGAAGCCTTGGGGGAAAGTGAGCAGGAGTTCCGGGCACTGGCGGAGTCCATGCCGCAAATGGTGTGGAAGTGCCGGCCTGATGGATGGAACGTTTACTTCAATCAACGCTGGGTGGATTACACAGGTCTGACACTGGAGGAGAGTTCCGGGCACGGTTGGAGTCAGCCGTTTCATCCCGACGATCGGCAACGTGCCACAAATGCGTGGAAAAACGCCACTGAGAATGGCGCAGAGTATAACCTGGAGGTCCGACTACGCGATCACCTTGGCGGTTATCGCTGGTTCCTCGTTCGTGGAGTCCCGCAGCGCGATAAAGCCGGCGCGATTCGCTGGTGGTTTGGCACCTGCACCGACATGCACGACGTGAAGCAGGCCAGCGAGGCGTTGCGTGAAAGCGAGGAGAAATTCCGCCTGCTGGCGGATAACATCACCGACGTCTTCTGGATCACTTCGCCGGATTTGACGATCATGCACTACGTCAGTGCGGGTTATGAAATGATTTGGGGACGTTCGATGGAGAGCTTGTATGCCCGTCCTCACCAGTGGATCGAAACCATCCTCCCGGAGGATCGTGACAACGTCCTCGCGGTCTTTGGCACGCTCATGGCCAACGAGCCGCGGGTGAGCGTCGAGTATCGGATCGCTCGTCCCGATGGCACCGTCCGCTGGGTTCACGACCGCGGCTTTCAAGTGCGCGACGCCGCGGGCAAACTGGTGCGCCTCACGGGCCTGGCCAGCGACATCACGGAGCGGAAGGCCATCGAGGACAAGCTGCTGCAGAATCAGTCGTTGTTGCGCATTGCGAGTAAAATTTCGCGCGTCGGAGGATGGGCGGTCACGGTGCCGGACAACGTCGTCTTTTGGTCCAGCGAAGTCTGGGAAAGCCTGGGCTTTCAGCGCGGAGAAGAGCCTTCCCTGGAAGAGTCGTTGAACCTCTATACCCCGGACAGCCGCGAAAAGCTCGGCGCGGCCATCGCGCTTTGTGCCACGGAGGGCACTGCATTCGACATGGATGCGGAGATGAAAGAGGCCAACGGGCGGCAGATTTGGGCGCGCATCGCGGGGGAGGCGGAGCGGGATGCCGATGGCATCATCACTCGGGTGATTGGTGCTTTCGGCGACATCACCGACCGCAAACAGGCGGAAGTGAAACTGGCCTACGAGCGCGATTTGTTGCGGACCCTGCTGGATCATTCGCCCGACCAGATTTATTTCAAAGACACCCAGTCCCGTTTTCTCAAGGCGGGTCAGACACAGGCCCGGCTGTTTGGCGCGGCCTCCCCCGACGACATGGTGGGCAAGACGGATTTCGATTTCTTCTCCGAGGCGCACGCCCGTCCCGCCTTTGAGGACGAACAGGAAATCATCCGCACCGGCGAGCCGATGATTGGCAAAGTGGAAAAAGAGATCTGGCCGGATGGCCGGGAGTCGTGGTGCCTCACCACCAAACTGCCCTTTCGCGACAAGGACGGCAACGTCATCGGCACCTTCGGCATTTCCAAGGACATCACCGCCATCAAGCTGGCGGAAAAAGAGGCGGCCTACGGACACGATCTGTTGCGGACGCTGCTGGATCATTCGCCCGACCACATTTATTTCAAGGACACCCAATCCCGCTTCATCAAGGCCAGCGAGGCCCAGGCCCGGCTGTTTGGCCTGGCCTCTTCCGACGACATGGAAGGCAAGACGGATTTCGATTTCTTCTCCGAGGAACACGCCCGTCCGGCCTTTGAGGACGAACAGGAAATCATCCGCACCGGCCAGCCGCTGATCAACAAAATGGAAAATGAGGTCTGGCAGGATGGTCGCGAATCCTGGGTGCTCACGACCAAAATGCCGTTCCGCGACAAAGACGGTGAAATCATCGGCACCTTCGGCATCTCCAAGGACGTCACCGCTCTGAAAGAGGCGGAGGCCAGATTGTTTCAATCTCAAAAATTGGAGACGGTTGGCAAGCTGGCCGGCGGCATCGCCCACGAATTCAACAGCATCATGACGGCCATCATCGGCCAGAGTGAATTGCTGCTCCACGATCTGCCCCCGGGAAATCCGCTCGTAACCAACGCGACCGAAATCCGCAAGGCCGCCGACCGCGCCGCCGCTCTCACGCGCCAACTGCTGGCCTACGGACGCAAACAGATTCTCCGTCCGGAAATCCTCGATCTCAATGCCGTCCTCTTCGACAGGGAAATGATGTTGCGCCACCTGATCGGCCAAAACGTGGATTTGCGCCTCGTGCCGGGCTGCGGATTAAAACCTGTGCGGGCGGATGTCGGGCAGATCGAGCAGGTCATCGTCAACATGGTGTTAAACGCCAACGCCGCCATGCCCAATGGAGGCAGACTGACGCTAGAAACTTCCTGCGTCGCGCTGGATCCAAATGCTGTGAGCGGCTTCCCCGAATTGAAGCCAGGCGAATTCGTCATGCTCGCTATCACCGACACGGGCATCGGCATGAGCGAGACGACCCGCCGCCACATTTTCGAGCCTTTCTTTTCCACCAAAGGCGTGGGCCAGGGCACCGGCCTCGGGCTCGCCACCTGCTACGGCATCATCAAACAAAGCGGGGGGCACATTGCCGTCCAGAGCCTTCCCGGGGAAGGGACCAGCTTCCAAATCTACCTTCCCAGCTTCGCGCAGGCGAGTTCCCTCGAAGTTTCACCCGCGCCCGCATCGCCCGCCGCCAGGGGCACGGAAGCCATCCTGCTGGTGGAGGAAGATCCCGCCTTGCGCGAGATGTCCGGCATCCTGCTCGGGAAGGTGGGTTACACCGTGCTCACCGCCGCCAGCGGGCAGGCCGCCTGGAGTCTGGCGCAGCGCCCGGATCGAGGGCCGATCCATCTGCTCGTTACCGACATGGCCTTGTCCGGCATGGCTGGCGAAACTCTCGCCGCCCACGTCCTTGCACACCACCCCGGTGCGGCTGTCCTCTACACGTCCGACCAAGCGGATGCCACCGGAGCCCACGGCGGCTTCCTGCCAAAACCCTTCAGCCCGACGGCACTCATGCGCAAAATCCGTGAGACACTCGATCAATCGCCTCGCCCGTGA
- the urtA gene encoding urea ABC transporter substrate-binding protein, which produces MKKILITAGLVMFLIAVGVGVWVGWSAKKQPIKVGILHSLTGTMAISETSVRDATLLAIEELNARGGVLGRRIEPVVADGRSDWPTFAREAERLITQERVAVVFGCWTSASRKTVKPVFEKHNHLLFYPVQYEGLEQSPNIIYLGATPNQQIIPAVKWSFDHLGKRFFLVGSDYVFPRTANAIIKAQVLALGGEIVGEEYLRLGSRDVTGVVQKIEQTQPTVILNTINGDSNVAFFEALRRAGITPAQIPTVSFSLAEDELRHMDARTMAGDYAAWNYFQSVDSPENRSFVKAFRTRYGQNRVTDDPMEAAYFGVQLWARAVTAAGTTDVPEVRKALRNQSLAAPEGIITIDAATQHTWKVVRIGKIRVDGQFEIVWSSNDPIRPIPYPAFRSRSEWDAFLVEMQNGWGGAWASP; this is translated from the coding sequence ATGAAAAAAATCCTCATCACCGCCGGGCTGGTAATGTTCTTGATCGCGGTCGGCGTGGGCGTGTGGGTGGGCTGGAGCGCCAAGAAGCAACCGATCAAAGTGGGGATTCTTCACTCGCTGACTGGCACGATGGCCATCAGCGAAACCTCCGTTCGAGACGCCACTTTGTTGGCCATTGAAGAACTCAATGCCCGGGGCGGTGTGCTGGGCAGACGGATCGAGCCCGTCGTCGCCGATGGCCGGTCCGACTGGCCGACGTTTGCCCGCGAGGCCGAGCGGCTGATCACGCAGGAGCGGGTCGCGGTCGTCTTCGGCTGCTGGACGTCCGCCAGCCGCAAGACCGTCAAGCCCGTGTTTGAGAAACACAACCACCTGCTCTTTTATCCGGTGCAATACGAGGGCTTGGAGCAATCACCCAATATCATCTATCTAGGCGCAACGCCGAACCAGCAGATCATCCCCGCCGTGAAATGGAGTTTCGACCATCTGGGCAAACGATTTTTTCTGGTCGGATCGGACTACGTTTTCCCGCGCACCGCCAACGCCATCATCAAGGCGCAGGTGCTGGCGCTGGGCGGGGAGATCGTCGGGGAGGAATATCTCCGCCTAGGCAGCCGCGACGTCACGGGCGTCGTCCAAAAAATCGAGCAGACGCAGCCCACCGTGATTCTTAACACCATCAACGGCGACAGCAACGTGGCCTTCTTCGAGGCGCTGCGCCGCGCCGGGATCACGCCGGCGCAGATCCCGACGGTCTCGTTCAGCTTGGCCGAGGATGAGTTGCGCCATATGGACGCGCGCACGATGGCGGGCGATTACGCCGCCTGGAATTATTTTCAGAGCGTGGACAGCCCGGAAAACCGCAGCTTCGTGAAAGCGTTCCGCACTCGCTACGGTCAGAATCGCGTGACGGATGACCCGATGGAGGCGGCCTATTTCGGTGTGCAGCTTTGGGCGCGGGCGGTAACCGCTGCGGGAACAACCGACGTGCCCGAGGTGCGCAAGGCGCTACGCAACCAAAGCCTCGCCGCGCCGGAGGGCATCATCACGATTGACGCGGCCACGCAGCACACCTGGAAAGTCGTGCGGATTGGCAAAATCCGGGTGGACGGCCAGTTTGAAATCGTCTGGAGTTCCAACGATCCCATCCGGCCAATTCCTTATCCTGCGTTCCGCTCGCGATCCGAGTGGGACGCGTTTCTGGTGGAAATGCAAAACGGCTGGGGCGGCGCGTGGGCCAGCCCGTAA
- a CDS encoding response regulator, whose translation MKSPLNILHLEDDPQDAALVQAALEAGGIVCATTCVENRVDFLATLKRGGIDLILSDFSLPAFDGLSALEIVRAQWPDIPLIFVSGTLGEERAIDSLKSGATDYVLKERLSRLAPAVRRAMRETDERAKRCQVESELEASEQSFANAFEYAPIGMALASPDGQFLKVNRSLCETVGYSEAELLSRTFQDITHAEDLEADMEHMRQLLEGKTRFYQMEKRYLHRDGRAVTILLSVSLVRNPLGEPLYFISQIQDITANKQLEAQFVEAQKMEVIGQLAGGVAHDFNNILAVIMGYGNLMMLELAPDGFPRKCAEEIQQAAERAVALTRQLLVFSRKQTVQPVVLDLNRVIEDLDKMLRRLIDENIELTILPVPEIGHIKADAGQVGQVLMNLVVNARDAMPNGGKLKIAASNVTLGEDKARNQPGMEPGDYVLLTVSDTGTGMTDEVKERLFEAFFTTKPKGQGTGLGLATCQTIVKQSNGFIAVESRLGQGTIFRVYFPVVEQPLTISAEQLMEGPLPRGTETLLLVEDEPSVRHLAASVLEAQGYTVLRANNGQDGLHMAREHKGEPISLVVTDVIMPRMGGKVMAEWLQATYPDIKILFTSGYTDDAIAKHGVLETGVHFLPKPYTTSILIQRVREMLDGPVPANEGKTP comes from the coding sequence ATGAAATCCCCCTTAAATATTCTGCATCTGGAAGATGATCCTCAGGATGCCGCGCTCGTTCAAGCCGCCTTGGAAGCCGGAGGCATTGTCTGCGCGACCACCTGTGTGGAAAATCGTGTGGATTTTTTGGCCACGCTCAAACGCGGAGGCATTGATCTGATTCTATCGGATTTCTCGCTGCCCGCATTTGATGGATTGTCGGCCCTGGAAATTGTGCGCGCCCAATGGCCGGACATCCCACTAATCTTCGTTTCCGGGACGCTGGGGGAGGAACGGGCCATTGATTCGCTGAAGAGTGGTGCCACGGATTATGTCTTGAAGGAGCGCCTCTCCCGCCTGGCTCCCGCAGTGCGCCGGGCCATGCGAGAAACGGACGAACGCGCGAAACGCTGCCAGGTGGAGAGTGAGTTGGAGGCGAGCGAGCAAAGTTTCGCCAATGCGTTTGAGTATGCGCCCATTGGCATGGCGCTGGCTTCCCCGGACGGACAGTTTCTCAAAGTCAATCGGTCGCTGTGCGAGACAGTCGGTTATTCCGAGGCGGAATTGCTCTCGCGGACATTTCAGGACATTACCCACGCAGAGGATCTGGAGGCGGATATGGAGCATATGAGGCAATTGCTGGAGGGCAAAACCCGTTTCTACCAGATGGAGAAGCGCTATTTGCATCGGGATGGGCGCGCGGTCACCATTCTTTTGAGTGTTTCCCTGGTGCGCAACCCCCTAGGCGAGCCGCTTTATTTCATTTCCCAGATTCAAGACATCACCGCGAACAAGCAACTTGAGGCGCAATTTGTCGAGGCGCAAAAAATGGAGGTCATTGGCCAGCTTGCTGGCGGCGTGGCGCACGATTTCAACAACATCCTGGCCGTCATCATGGGCTACGGAAATTTGATGATGCTGGAACTAGCTCCCGATGGTTTTCCGCGCAAATGTGCCGAGGAAATCCAGCAGGCTGCGGAACGCGCGGTCGCATTGACAAGGCAACTCTTGGTTTTCAGCCGCAAACAAACCGTGCAGCCTGTGGTGCTTGACCTGAATCGGGTGATCGAAGACCTCGATAAAATGCTGCGACGGCTCATTGATGAAAATATTGAGCTCACCATTCTTCCCGTGCCGGAGATCGGACACATCAAGGCCGACGCCGGTCAGGTGGGGCAGGTCTTGATGAATCTGGTCGTCAATGCCCGTGACGCCATGCCCAACGGCGGAAAGCTGAAGATCGCCGCCAGCAACGTCACGCTTGGTGAGGACAAGGCTCGCAACCAACCGGGAATGGAACCGGGAGATTATGTGCTGCTTACAGTTAGCGACACGGGAACGGGGATGACGGATGAAGTCAAGGAGCGGTTGTTCGAGGCCTTTTTCACGACGAAGCCGAAGGGTCAGGGCACGGGTTTGGGCCTGGCCACCTGCCAGACCATCGTCAAACAATCCAACGGCTTTATCGCTGTGGAGAGCAGGCTGGGTCAGGGCACGATATTTCGGGTTTATTTCCCGGTGGTCGAGCAACCTCTCACCATCTCGGCGGAGCAGCTCATGGAAGGTCCGCTGCCACGCGGCACGGAAACGTTGTTGCTGGTCGAGGATGAACCGTCCGTGCGCCATCTCGCCGCCAGTGTGCTGGAGGCGCAAGGCTACACGGTTTTGCGGGCCAATAATGGCCAGGATGGGTTGCACATGGCGCGTGAGCACAAAGGAGAGCCCATCAGCCTGGTGGTGACGGATGTCATCATGCCGCGAATGGGAGGCAAAGTGATGGCCGAATGGCTCCAGGCCACCTATCCGGACATCAAAATCCTTTTTACCTCCGGCTATACGGACGACGCCATTGCGAAGCACGGCGTGCTAGAGACGGGCGTTCATTTTCTCCCCAAACCCTACACCACCTCCATTCTCATCCAGCGAGTGCGCGAGATGCTGGATGGGCCAGTTCCGGCGAACGAAGGGAAAACTCCATAA